In the genome of Bosea sp. BIWAKO-01, the window CCATGGCAATCAGCGTGCGGTCGGTGAAGATGATATAGGCCGCAACGCCTTCCTCGCGGGCAATGGTCAGCCGGAGCTGGCGCAAATGCTCGAACAGGGCAGCGGTGCCTTCATCGAGCCCATCGGCCCGCGCGCCACGCTCGGCAGCGCGGCCGCGCCGCACCGGGAGGGCATCGGCCCTGAGCGCTATCGGCTCGCGCCCGAACAAGATGTCCTCGCCCTTCTCCGTCAGGCAGAAACCGCCATGCTCGGTGCTGGCTTCCGCAAGCGCACCGGCGGCGAAGAGCTTGCGGGTCAGGGCTGCCCAGGCGGCCTTGGGCTTGTCGTTGCCAACGCCGAAGGTCTTCAACCCGTCATGGTTCTGGCGGCGGACCGCCTCGCTCATCGTGCCGGTCAGAATATCGGCGAGATGCCCGGCGCCAAAGCGCTGTCCCGAGCGCGCCACTGCCGAGAGCAGCTTTCGGGCGTCGAGCGTGGCATCCTGGAGCGTCGCCTCTCCACCACAGAGGTCGCAGCGGAACGGTGCGTCCCGATGCCGGCAAGGCGGCGTCTCCTCGCCGAAATAGGCGAGCAGGGAGGAGCGCCGGCAGAGCGCCGACTCGCACAGGTCGGTCATCGCGCTGAGACGCTTATGCTCGATGCGCCGGCGCTCGTCGTCGATCGCCTTCTCCTCGATCTGGCGGCGGCGCAACGCCATGTCCTCGACGCCGTAGAGGGTGAGCGTATCGGCCGGCAGTCCGTCGCGCCCGGCGCGGCCGATCTCCTGATAATAGCCCTCGATCGAGCCCGGCATGTCGGCATGGACGACGAAGCGGACATCGGGCTTGTTGATGCCCATGCCGAAGGCGATGGTGGCGCAGATCACCACTCCATCCTCCTGCAGGAAGAGGTCCTGGTTGCGGTTGCGCTCCTGCTGCTCCATGCCGGCATGATAGGCAAAGGCCTTGTAGCCCTGCTCGCGCAGGCCTTCGGCGAGGCGCTCGGTCCGGCCGCGCGACGAACAATAGACGATGCCGCTGCCGCCACGATGCCGCTTCAGAAAATCGGCGATCTGGCGCCGCGGCTGGTCCTTCGGTGCGAAGGCGAGCTTCAGATTCGGCCGATCGAAGGAATGAATGACGGTGACAGGCGGCTTCGGGAACAGCTGCTGGGCGATGTCATCGCGCGTCTGCCGATCCGCAGTGGCCGTCAGTGCCGTGACCGGGACGCCGCCGAGCGCCTCGCGAACCTTGGCAAGCAGGCGGTATTCCGGCCGGAAATCATGCCCCCATTGCGAGACGCAATGCGCCTCGTCGATGGCAAGCCGCGCAACGCCGAGCCTGCGCAGCCGAGCGACCAGCCCTTCTCCCGCCAATCGCTCCGGCGAGACGAAGAGCAGACGCAGGTCGCCGGCGTTGAGCTTCGCCCAGGCGTCCGCCGCCTCGCTCTCGCTGTTCATCGAGTTCAGCGAAGCGGCCGCGACGCCGGCCCGCGTCAACTGCCCGACCTGATCCCGCATCAGCGCAATCAGCGGCGAGACCACGAGCGTCAGCCCGCCCGTGACCAGTGCGGGCAGCTGATAGCACATCGACTTGCCGGAGCCGGTCGGCATCACCGCGAAGACGTCGTTTCCCGCCAGCGCGGCTGCGATGACCTCCCATTGTCCCGGGCGGAAATCGTCATAGCCGAAGACGGATTTCAGCGTCGCGCGCGCCTGTGATTCGCGAGATTGCGGCATGCCGAAGGGTTTGCCCGAGGCTGGCGGCAATGGCCAGCCCCAAGCTG includes:
- the recQ gene encoding DNA helicase RecQ, whose protein sequence is MPQSRESQARATLKSVFGYDDFRPGQWEVIAAALAGNDVFAVMPTGSGKSMCYQLPALVTGGLTLVVSPLIALMRDQVGQLTRAGVAAASLNSMNSESEAADAWAKLNAGDLRLLFVSPERLAGEGLVARLRRLGVARLAIDEAHCVSQWGHDFRPEYRLLAKVREALGGVPVTALTATADRQTRDDIAQQLFPKPPVTVIHSFDRPNLKLAFAPKDQPRRQIADFLKRHRGGSGIVYCSSRGRTERLAEGLREQGYKAFAYHAGMEQQERNRNQDLFLQEDGVVICATIAFGMGINKPDVRFVVHADMPGSIEGYYQEIGRAGRDGLPADTLTLYGVEDMALRRRQIEEKAIDDERRRIEHKRLSAMTDLCESALCRRSSLLAYFGEETPPCRHRDAPFRCDLCGGEATLQDATLDARKLLSAVARSGQRFGAGHLADILTGTMSEAVRRQNHDGLKTFGVGNDKPKAAWAALTRKLFAAGALAEASTEHGGFCLTEKGEDILFGREPIALRADALPVRRGRAAERGARADGLDEGTAALFEHLRQLRLTIAREEGVAAYIIFTDRTLIAMARERPLGLDQMRGIEGVGERKLAQYGEVFADAIAGFRG